One stretch of Ipomoea triloba cultivar NCNSP0323 chromosome 8, ASM357664v1 DNA includes these proteins:
- the LOC116027767 gene encoding pentatricopeptide repeat-containing protein At5g18950-like, with translation MAKTPQSFFTNILLRQNPSPNPTILNRSLSILGTNAGSQGSVSLNSDHVSDSKQHRFSEISKDVLRIIRTRPRWEQTLLSEFPSVNFADPNLYCEVLKRQKNVMVALRFYRWVSSQNGFLPDPVSSDVVFNGLVKAKAGSLAKSFLESTKYAPEPSSLEGYIECLCDNGLIEEALMVFDELKGVGHCPSLNAWNSALSGSVKVGKTDAVWKLYEDMMGCGVAGDVDTIGYLIYAFCLDRNYSKGYELLQQLLEGGHVPSNIVFNRLIYESCKNNEFFRMTALLFAMIAKNCSPDIYTYQEVIHGVRDCKNRDKLEVFRIFEYIKDKGYAPDRVMYSTVVHSLAKSNMLGKAQKLWSEMIKKRFVPDEYAYNALIHGYFKTGNLKEAERLHKEMLEKGFVDSTVTFNILIGGYCANGMFKRAYRLFEHMGRKGVVRDAITYNSLIQGFCEGGNASYGLKIFYDLLGHGLQASTTLYKALIERLCEEGRVEEAKCFLKDMVDQGLEPAICNHNSIIVGLTKQGKFSKGIEWLGTMIKSRLRPQGRTLERLIYSLSRADKWDDALLILTYMHKLGLQPSGTLYSVLVKKLFEEGRVEEAKLFLKDMVA, from the coding sequence ATGGCTAAAACACCCCAATCTTTTTTCACCAACATATTACTTCGTCAAAACCCTAGCCCCAACCCCACAATCCTGAATCGCAGTCTAAGCATTTTAGGAACTAATGCGGGTAGCCAAGGGTCTGTCTCATTGAATTCGGATCATGTTAGTGATAGTAAGCAGCATCGTTTTAGTGAGATATCAAAAGATGTTTTGAGAATAATACGTACACGGCCGAGATGGGAGCAGACTTTGTTATCCGAGTTCCCGAGTGTGAACTTTGCTGATCCTAATTTGTACTGTGAGGTTCTGAAGCGACAAAAGAATGTGATGGTGGCACTTCGGTTTTATCGTTGGGTTAGTTCTCAGAATGGGTTCTTGCCTGACCCGGTTTCCTCTGATGTGGTTTTTAATGGGCTTGTGAAAGCCAAGGCTGGAAGCCTGGCAAAAAGTTTTCTTGAGAGCACAAAGTATGCTCCAGAGCCTAGTAGTTTGGAGGGGTATATTGAGTGTCTTTGTGATAATGGGTTGATTGAGGAAGCCCTAATGGTTTTTGATGAATTGAAGGGAGTTGGTCACTGTCCATCACTGAATGCTTGGAATTCAGCCCTATCTGGTTCGGTAAAAGTCGGAAAAACTGATGCTGTTTGGAAACTGTATGAGGATATGATGGGTTGTGGAGTTGCAGGCGACGTGGATACAATTGGGTATTTAATCTACGCATTTTGTTTGGATAGGAATTATTCAAAAGGTTATGAGCTTCTGCAGCAATTGTTGGAAGGTGGGCATGTCCCTAGTAATATTGTGTTTAACAGATTGATTTATGAGTCTTGCAAGAACAATGAGTTCTTTAGAATGACAGCTCTTCTCTTTGCCATGATTGCCAAAAATTGTTCTCCAGATATATACACTTATCAAGAAGTTATTCATGGTGTGCGGGATTGCAAGAACAGAGACAAGCTTGAAGTTTTTcgaatttttgaatatataaaggACAAGGGATATGCTCCAGATAGGGTTATGTATTCTACGGTAGTTCACAGTCTTGCCAAGAGCAATATGTTGGGCAAAGCTCAAAAGTTATGGTCCGAGATGATAAAGAAGAGATTTGTTCCAGACGAGTATGCTTATAATGCGCTGATACACGGGTATTTTAAAACAGGTAATCTGAAGGAGGCAGAAAGGCTGCATAAGGAAATGCTTGAAAAAGGATTTGTTGATTCCACAGTAACCTTCAACATCTTGATTGGCGGGTATTGTGCAAATGGAATGTTTAAGAGAGCATACAGATTGTTTGAACATATGGGAAGAAAAGGTGTTGTTCGTGATGCTATTACTTACAATTCCCTAATTCAGGGCTTTTGTGAGGGTGGAAATGCTTCTTATggtctaaaaatattttatgatctTCTAGGGCATGGATTGCAGGCATCAACTACCTTGTACAAGGCATTAATTGAGAGGCTTTGTGAGGAAGGGCGTGTTGAGGAAGCAAAATGTTTTTTGAAGGATATGGTGGATCAAGGTCTGGAACCTGCAATatgtaatcacaattctatcaTAGTTGGCTTGACAAAACAAGGAAAATTTTCCAAGGGGATAGAATGGCTGGGCACCATGATAAAGAGTAGGCTCAGACCACAAGGAAGGACTTTAGAGAGACTAATTTATTCCCTGTCTAGAGCAGATAAGTGGGATGATGCTTTACTCATTTTAACTTACATGCATAAATTGGGGTTGCAGCCATCGGGTACCTTGTACAGTGTTTTAGTTAAGAAACTTTTTGAGGAAGGGCGTGTTGAGGAAGCAAAGCTGTTTTTAAAGGATATGGTGGCTTGA
- the LOC116027629 gene encoding PGR5-like protein 1A, chloroplastic, whose amino-acid sequence MATKLVYSLTTPRFLHASFKRPFISAPSASLPSASRLPFIDFAGRKIAVRRRFLVLCPKATTDQPGQVQEDEVEEDSKILPYCNIDRKEKKSLGEMEQDFLQALQAFYYEGKAIMSNEEFDNLKEELMWEGSSVVMLSADEQRFLEASMAYVAGTPIMSDEEFDKLKMKLKMDGSDIVVEGPRCSLRSRKVYSDLSVDYLKMFLLNVPAAVVALGLFFFLDDLTGFEITYLLELPEPFSFIFTWFAALPFILWLSFSITGFIVKDFLILKGPCPNCGTENTSFFGTILSVSSGGSSNTVKCTNCGTDMVYDSSTRLITLPEGSSA is encoded by the exons ATGGCCACTAAACTTGTCTACTCTCTAACCACTCCCCGGTTTCTTCATGCGTCGTTTAAAAGACCATTCATTTCTGCGCCTTCCGCTTCTTTGCCTTCTGCGTCTAGGCTCCCGTTCATTGATTTTGCTGGAAGGAAGATCGCCGTTCGGCGGAGGTTTTTGGTTCTATGCCCTAAGGCTACTACCGATCAGCCAG GTCAGGTCCAGgaagatgaagttgaagaagaCAGTAAGATCTTACCCTATTGCAACATAGACAGGAAAGAGAAGAAGTCTCTGGGTGAGATGGAACAAGATTTTCTTCAAGCATTACAA GCATTCTATTATGAAGGAAAGGCTATCATGTCAAATGAAGAGTTTGATAACCTCAAGGAAGAGTTAATGTGGGAAGGGAGCAGTGTTGTCATGCTAA GTGCTGATGAACAGAGATTTTTGGAAGCTTCTATGGCATATGTTGCAGGGACACCGATTATGTCGgatgaagagtttgacaaactAAAGATGAAACTTAAG ATGGATGGTAGTGATATTGTGGTTGAAGGTCCACGTTGCAGTCTTCGCAGTAGGAAG GTTTACAGTGACCTCTCGGTTGACTATCTGAAGATGTTCTTACTTAATGTTCCTGCTGCTGTTGTAGCGCTGGGATT GTTTTTCTTCCTTGATGACTTGACTGGATTCGAAATCACTTACCTTTTGGAG ctTCCAGAGCCATTCAGTTTCATCTTCACGTGGTTTGCGGCTTTGCCTTTCATTCTGTGGCTATCTTTTTCAATCACGGGATTCATTGTCAAAGATTTCCTGATTTTAAAG GGTCCCTGTCCTAACTGTGGTACGGAAAACACTTCATTTTTTGGTACCATATTGTCAGTATCTAGCGGTGGTTCCAGCAACACTGTGAAATGCACAAA TTGTGGGACAGACATGGTATATGATTCAAGCACGCGTTTGATTACATTGCCTGAAGGAAGTAGCGCATGA